A part of Ziziphus jujuba cultivar Dongzao chromosome 8, ASM3175591v1 genomic DNA contains:
- the LOC107413766 gene encoding small ribosomal subunit protein eS4z — protein MARGLKKHLKRLNAPKHWMLDKLGGAFAPKPSSGPHKSRECLPLILILRNRLKYALTYREVIAILMQRHVLVDGKVRTDKTYPSGFMDVVSIPKTNENFRLLYDTKGRFRLHSIRDEEAKFKLCKVRSVQFGQKGIPYLNTYDGRTIRYPDPLIKANDTVKLDLETNKITDFIKFDVGNVVMVTGGRNRGRVGVIKNREKQKGSFETIHVQDATGHEFATRLSNVFTIGKGTKPWVSLPKGKGIKLSIIEEARKRLAAQVASTA, from the exons ATG GCGAGAGGTTTGAAGAAGCATCTTAAGAGGCTAAATGCCCCAAAGCATTGGATGCTGGACAAACTTGGTGGTGCATTT GCTCCCAAACCTTCATCTGGACCTCACAAATCCAGGGAATGCCTGCCGTTGATCCTCATCTTGCGTAACCGATTGAAATATGCTCTTACATACCGTGAAGTGATTGCCATTTTGATGCAAAGGCATGTTCTGGTTGATGGCAAGGTTAGGACGGATAAGACATATCCCTCTGGTTTCATGG ATGTTGTTTCAATCCCCAAGACAAATGAGAACTTTCGTCTTCTTTATGATACCAAGGGCCGGTTCCGCCTCCACTCAATCAGGGATGAAGAGGCTAAG TTCAAGCTCTGCAAAGTCCGATCTGTGCAATTTGGGCAAAAAGGAATTCCATATTTGAACACTTATGATGGGCGAACTATCCGCTATCCAGACCCCCTAATCAAGGCCAATGACACTGTAAAGCTGGACTTGGAAACAAACAAGATAACGGACTTCATCAAATTTGATGTTGGAAATGTTGTCATGGTGACTGGTGGACGGAACAGGGGGCGTGTTGGAGTTATCAAGAACCGGGAGAAACAAAAAGGAAGCTTTGAGACAATTCATGTCCAGGATGCCACTGGCCATGAATTTGCAACTCGTTTGAGCAATGTTTTCACCATTGGCAAGGGAACCAAGCCGTGGGTATCCCTTCCTAAGGGTAAGGGTATCAAGCTTTCCATTATTGAAGAAGCAAGGAAGAGGCTTGCAGCCCAAGTTGCGTCGACAGCTTGA